The sequence GAAATAATTGCAATTAAGAAAGTATTTAATTTGGATGTTATATTGTGGGGTGAGGCGTACTTCGTTGTAACTAATGGGAATGCAAATGATATTCGTGCAGCGAAATTGTTGTTTCCACATGATGAGGGCTCTAAAATTATATTGAGGTCTTCAAACCCAAATTATAAGGGGGATACAGTTATTAATAAAGTTGATATATTGCACCTTTATTTAATTAAGGGAAAAATACATAGAAAACATTTGTAGAATTTAACTACTAATGTATAAATACGTTTTACTATTTTTGTCTTATTAAAATACTTATCTTTAAAAAAAAAATTAATGAGTAATAGACTTATAAAATCGGTTAAACTTAATGGTTATAAATCGATTAAAGATATTGATATTAAATTAGAGGGAGGTTTAAATTTAATTATTGGGAAAAATTCTGTTGGTAAATCAAATTTTTTAGATTTTTTTCATAAAATATTAACCATCAATCTTGACGATATAGCAAATTTTGACTCCGAAATTTTATTTTCTGATGATTCAAGATTTGAAATAGAAAAGAGTTTTACTTTAGAAAAGAATGAATCTAAATCTTTCACTACGAGTAGTAAAATTGAAATTAATTTTAACGACAAGTTTTTTGATCGTTCTATAACTTTCAAAGAATTTATTACAGACTCTGATAATTTACCTTTCCAAGTGATAAAGGTTTGCCATGGTTTGCCAAGCAATAAACTTTTCATAAGCGACGATGTATATTTTAAACATTCAAAATCTGATTTTGATGAAGATTTCTTCAAAATTATGAGAGACCCTAGTGTTACTTCATTTACAAAAAATTTGTTGTTATTTGTGTATAGGGAGATGACTTATATCACGAATTTGGAGGATAAAAATTTTAAAAGCTATCTAGCTAATAAAATCGAGGATGTTCTTTATGACCTTAATTTAAATATTAAAAACCTTACATCGATTGAGGAAATTAGGGTAAATAAAGGTTTTGATATTTATACTGATGCCAATTCAATTTCTATTAAAAATTTAAAATTAGAATATAAAGTTGATGGAGTTTGGCTTGATTTTGACCATCTATCTGACGGAACTAAAAGAGTTTTTTATATTGTAAGTGAAGTTTTGAGTTCTTTAGATACTACGACTATTATTTTTACACCTTATGGATTTCAAGAGGCATTAAGTGTTTTCAATAGAACTATTGTTCTAATTGAAGAACCAGAGATTGGGCTACACCCTAAACAGTTCAATTCATTGTTACAATTTTTGAAAGATGAATCTGAAACAAAGCAAATTTTATTTACTACTCATTCACCATTATCTTTAAATATTGTAGGGTATAAAGATTTAGATAAGATTATTATTTTTAGAAAAGATAATAATAAAACTATAGCTGCAAATTTAAGTGACCAAGAAAAAATGAAGATCAATCAATTTAAACAAGATAGTGGACTTTATTTAAGTGATTATTGGTTATTTACAAATACGGATTTTTAGAGTATGAGAATTGGTTTAGTGGGCGAAGCCCCTCATGATACTGAAAGCATAAAATTTTTATTATTAAAAAAATATACTAGTTTTGAATTTGTACCACTACTTTCAGATGTTACGGGTGATATGTTAGAAGATCCCAAGACTAAGCATATTTTGGCTAAGCAATTTCTATCCGAAAAATTAGATTTTACTATTTTTGTCAGGGATTTAGATTCACATGAAAAGGATAGAGCACAAATTTTATTAAGGAAAAATTATTTTAATGAATTTAAAGGGTCCGTTAAACATCGTGGTATATTATTTTTGAATATTTATATGATTGAGGCACTAATTTTAGCTGATATCAAGACATTTAACTCTATTTATAAATGTACGTTTAAATTGGATAAGCCTGTTATGGAATATATTAATCCAAAACAGGCTTTAAAAGAATTTACTAAGTTTAGATATAAGGAGGGGCATAATAGAGATATAATAAAGGCATTAGATTTTGAAACAGTGGTTAGAAATTGCCCTTATTTTGAAAAGTTTATATTTAGACTTGATAAGTATATTTCTGATGTTTAGTTTAATATAAACACCCAACCAGGGTGTTTTTTTTATTACTAAATTTAAAATATTTAGTAAATTCTATTTATACTTGTTATAAATATAACAAAGCATCATTAAACGTTGCTATTCAACGGTATTGTAACATAACTAATCTAATCTATTAATATGAAAAAGTAGTAAATAGTATTAAAAAGTAGTGAATCATTTTTTAAATGTTGTATATTTGTATATATAAATTCTTCTATGTTTTAAATGAATAGAAATGGAAATTAAAAAAACTGAGTTAAGTGAATTCATAAGAGTAAAAGGGCAAAATGTTCATGTCGGAACTTTTATTGCCTCTGGTAAAGATGGTGATTACTTCGTGGTTGTTTCTCCTTCAATATTGGTTAGTGGCTATGGAGATACCGAAGAAGAAGCTGATAACTCTTTTAAAGAAAACTTAATTCTTTTTTGTCAAGATATTTTAAGATTAAGTTCCGAAAAACGAGAGGAGTATTTGTATAGCTTAGGGTTTTCGAAAGAGAAATTTAAAAATAAGAACTTCTCAAAGCTTTTTGTTGATTCTGATGGAATATTACAGGGGCTTGATAAAGGAACAGCCAAAACTTCTTTTATTGAAGCAACAGAAGTTGTTGCCTAGTTAATATGGGTAACAATAGACCGCTTAAAACCTCAGATTGGGTTGCTTATTTAAAGCATTTAGGTTGTAACTATATTAGAACTTCGGCATCGCATGACCATTATAGATGTCCGAAATGTTTAAGAACAATAACTCATAGAGAAAAAGATAAAGAAATTCCAGCCATACATTTAAGGACAAATTTGAGAACTTTAGGATTAGACTTGAATGATTTGTATAATTGGATAAAAGAAAATAGATAGACACCCAACTAGGGTGTTTTTTTACGCCCAAAAATCAGGGTTTACCCTGATAAAAATAAATGTTAAAATATGGAGAAAAAGTGTATGTTTGTGGAATAACCAAAAAGAACATTTATAAAATACGTGATATACTAAATAGGTGAGGGGCTTTTGATTTTCTGAATTGTGTGTATTGCGTGTATATAAATGTTAGCTGATATATTAAAAAAACTTGCTGGAAGGTCTGAAGTTTTAACAATGTTTATTGCTAATTTTCATAATATATATATAGATATAGTAAAAATCAACTTAACTAGCATAAAATATTAACCTAAACAACGATAATTGAATATGAAATTAGACTTTATTACAACGAATCCGACCAATTTACGAAATGATATAATCAAAATGGTTGAAGATGGAGAGCTGAAAACTTGGGAAATTTTTACACATGAATCTCGTAAATATTTAAAACATATTGGTCAATGGGGAGAAAAGGGTGTTATAGATTTGACTCCAGTTGATTTGAATAAAAAGCTAGAAGCAAAAGTAATTAAATTCCAAAATGTTGAAGTTGACGTGAAAGATTTTGAAGGTTATTATTATGGAAGATTTTGTGAAATAATATTTGTTTATTTTCCTTCAGAGTTCAACTCAATATTGAAAAAATAATCCCACATTAAATAATTAAACTTTCGTCTTGCCCTGAGGTATAACAATAAATTAATTTACAATTAAGGGCAATCCGTTTGGGTTGCTTTTTTGTTTTAAAATATCTAATTTTTAGTTGTTTATAATAGTAAAGTAGAGAAAAGAAGTGAAACGTATTTTAAAATGTTGTATATTTGTTACCAATATAAATGCGGCTGATAATTAATTTTTTTAAAACTCTATGGAACCAACAATTAAAGTAGGAGTGGATAGTTTTTATAACTATTTAAAAAATAATGCGGCACAAGCTGAGCCTAATAAAAAAAATGACCTTTACTATCATGTTAACGTAGTTGCTGAGGCATATACCGAAGGATTTTCAAAAGGTGAGAAACAGGGTAAGGAGAAACTTTCAGATGTTCTATTAGAAAAATTGACTGATAGAATATTTGATCACTTGGCCCAAATCTATGTAGCCAGTAAGGCTGTTTCCACTTATTTTCAAGAAAATGGTTATAAGGTTGATAAGCTTTATATTAATACTTCTTTAAACAAACCAAAAGTAATTATATCCTTACCTGAAGAGCAATTGTTAGATGATACTTTTGTAGAGTTTGCCTACGCAAAAATTTATGAAGTGAAGTGTGCTTTTAATACGATGTTCCAAAATTCTTTAGATTTAAGTTTAATTACTTCTGATAATATTGATGAAGAGTTATTGATATCTGATGGTTTCGGCTATATAGAAAGTTTTTAAATTATGGCTTCTAAAAAAGAATTTGGTGAAAGAAATATGAATCTTTCTTTTAAGCTTCTTGATGAAAAACAATATTTAGATTGGGTTGTGACAACGGCCTTTTATTCATCTATTCATTTTGTTGAGGATTTTATTTTACCAAAAAAGATTAATGGTCTAGAATGTAAAAATATATCTGACGTAAAATCTGCTTACAATTTAAATGGGAGACACTCAGCAAGATTGAAGTTAGTTTATGATAGCTTAGGGATTAGTATTGGTGCTAAATATCAATGGTTAGATGATAATTCTAGGAATTCAAGATATACTACTTATAAAATAAGTTCCGCCCAAGCTAGTAAAGCAAAACAATATTTAGAAGAAATATATAATATTTGTTACAAAACCACTTAAAGTGTTTTTTTTGTATCTTTAAGATATGATCCTAACCGAAAAAGAAATACAAATCTTAAATCAAATCGAACTCGTTGGACAAGATTATGATGCGTTAGGATCTTATATGTTATATCATAAAAATATATTCGAATCAGCTCTTGATTATATTCCGATTCAATACTTACCAAATCACACTTTCGGCTTTTCCTTTCGCGTAGTGAATAATAAATTCTTTATGCAAGTTGCGTACTCAAATCGGAATAGAAAGTTTTTTAAAAACGATATAATTACTTTTGGATTTAAAAACGGGGAGGAGTTAGAGTTTAAATTACTTGTTGGATCTATTAAAGACTTTCATGGAAGATATTCTTCAACTATTATAATTAAGCCTGAACAAGTAAAACTGTTTTTATTAGAAGATTTAGAATTTATTCAAATTGTTTCTAAACGAAATGAATTAGGCTATATAAACTCTCAAATTCAGGATACATTAAGTTATTATAGTATTGGTGAGTCTTTCTACCATAAGACAGTAAAGTATTTGATTAGCGACCTTTTAAAGGAGTATTTGAAAGACTATCCAGGAAATGACTACTCTAATATTTTAGAGCATAATTTTTCTGACCACTGATTTTTAGTTATCTTCTAATAACCCATTGAATTTCGATGTTTTAAAGGTTTTTTACTCTGTCCATTTTCTGACCAAAGTAAAAAATAAATGAGTATTTTTGTATTGTAATAAAATTCGTTAGTGGTTAAGTTCTTGTTTTTTAAGGGTTTATCAGTTTTGTAAAAAGTGTAATATCCGCGGAATGTATTTCGATTCCCTGCGGCTCCACAAAATAAAAACCTAATTATCTTAATTTTAGATAGTTGGGTTTTTTTTGTTGATTATTTTTGAACAATTTTTGTATGATTGTTTCTTTTATAAACTTGTTTTTTTTGTTCTATTCAGTCTGAAATTACTTTGACTTTAATTAAATTAAAAAAATCTTAAAAAAAAATTTAGTGTTTAAAAATGCACTAAATTGTGAAGATGGAAGAAATTACAATACTCAAAATCTCAATTGTTGATATTCATCAGTTACAAAAAATAGGGAAAGAAACTTTTTTCGAAACATTTTCTGAAAGTAATTCTGAAGAAAATATGCACGTGTATTTGGAAATGAATTTTTCAATCGAAAAGCTTACTTCAGAAATATTAAACCCAAGTACTACTTTTTATTTTGCTAAATTACATCATGATGTTATCGGATATTTGAAACTTAATTCAGGTAACTCACAAACTGAATTAAAAGATAATCGAGCACTAGAAATTGAAAGAATTTATGTGCTAAAAGAATATCATGGTAAAAAAGTTGGGCAAATGCTGTACGATAAAGCAATTGAGCAAGCAAAACTAATGAATTTAGATTTTGTATGGTTGGGAGTTTGGGAAGAAAATCTAAGAGCAATTGCTTTTTATAAGAAAAATGGTTTTGTCGAGTTTGATAAACATATCTTTAATTTGGGAGATGATGAACAGATTGACATCATGATGAAACTAAAACTTTAAACACGATTAAAAAAAACTACTTTTTCGAATTTACATATTTGTTGAAGTTATAATTAAATTTAAAATAATAAAAAATGGAAAAAAAAGCATATAGCTATAAATTAACTTTAGAAGGAATTACAAATCCAAAAGGCGAAGAAATTGAGAATGAACCATTAGATTTAGAATTTACGAATCACGATGATTTGTTTAAAATTTTTGAAGTAATTAAAAATAAGGGTCTTTTTGAGAACCCAAATGATAATACCGAATTCTTCTTAGGATTAAAATTATTTAGTGAGGTTTTGTTAAGAAATAGAAAATCTCCAAATCCAATGACTAAAGGTCTTTCTGATGCCGTAGGTGAATTTATGAAAGAATTAAAAGGACGTAAGTAATTGTAAAGTATTTATGAATTTATTTGATTAATAGTTTTAAAAAATTAAAATCAAATATTAATAAACTGCCCTCTAAAGATTTAACTTTTTGAGGGCAGTTTATTTTTGAAATGAAATTATAATCTTAACGTTAAAACATTAAATTGTTTTGTTTGTAGTTTTATTTATGATAAGCGATAATAAAATGTAAAAGCCAATAATAAAAGGAACAGCAGTATATTTAAATAATATTATCGATATAAGACAAATGCTCAAGAAGATGATGCTTAATTTATTGTCGCTGAATTTCTTTCCTTTTATTTTTAATGAAAACAAAGGTAATTCTGCATTCATAATAAAAGCACTAAATAGACTAATAAAAACCAAAACATAAGGATTGCTAAAAAGATCAATTAAAAATTCAAATTGCGTTGTTGACATAATCACTGGAATGCTCAAAATAAATAATGCATTTGCAGGAGTTGGTAAACCAATAAAACTGTCGGTTTGTCTAGTGTCAATATTGAATTTTGCTAATCTCATACATGAACCTAGAGTAATGATAAAACCAATAAAAGGAACCAATTTCATGTAAAATGTTTCGTCAGTAACATTGTATTGTTCATGATTTTCTTGAATGTGCGCCAACATTTGGTACATAGCAACTCCAGGTACAACACCAGAAGTAACCATGTCTGCAAGCGAATCTAATTGAACGCCTAACGGACTTGAAACTTTCAAAGTACGAGCGGCAAAACCATCCCAAAAATCAAAGAAAATTCCCATGCTAACCCAGAAAAAAGCCATTTGTAAATTGTCATCAAATGCATAAACTAAGGCGATTAATCCAGAAAGTAAATTTAAAAGTGTAATTAAGTTAGGAATCTGTTTTTTTATGTTCATGTGATTTAAATATATTTTATTACTTTTAATAAAAAACAAATGTACGCAATAAGTTAAACATATTTTGAGTTTACTATTTGAGAATTTTATTTCATCTTTGTAAAAATATTTGAAAAAGTGACTAAAAAAATTTTATATATTTTATTATCAGTTGGTTGTGTTTCTTACGGACAAACAGCAAGAAAATATTCAAATGAGTTTTTGAATATTGGAGTAGATGCTGCTGCTTTAGGTATGGCTAATAGTGTTATTGCGCAAACAGGTGATGTAAATTCGGCATATTGGAACCCTTCTGGTTTGGTTAATTTAGAATCTAAAGAAGTGGCTTTAATGCACGCCAGTTATTTTGCAAACATCGCACAATATGATTATGCTGCTTTTGCAATGCCAATTGATGAAAAAAGTGCTGTTGCACTTTCGATGATTCGTTTTGGAGTTGATGATATTTTGAATACAACTGAACTGATTGATCAAAACGGAAATATAGATTATAATCGTATCAGTTTGTTTTCTACTGCAGATTATGCTTTTACTGCTTCTTATGCCAGAAAATTAAACATCGAAGGTTTATCTGTTGGAGCAAATGCTAAAGTGGTTCGTAGAATAATTGGTAAATTTGCTAATTCTTGGGGATTTGGATTTGATGTTGGTATGCAATATAAAACAGCATCAAATTGGCAATTTGGTGCGATGGTTCGAGATATAACAACAACTTATAATACTTGGAGTATCAACAAAAAAGAATTTGATAAAATCAAAGATGCAGTTCCAGGTCAAAATCAAGATTTACCTGAAACTAACGAAATTACATTGCCAAAACTTCAATTAGGTGCAGCTAAAAATTTTGGTTTAACAGAAGATTTAAATTTAATGGCAGCCCTGGTTTTACACTCAGAATTTGCTCAAACCAATGCAGTTATTTCTACTAAAGGTTTTAGTTTACAACCTTCGGCAGGTGTTGAATTTGGTTATGCAAACATGGTTTTTGTTCGTGGAGGTGTTGGAAATTTCCAAAACGAATTGCAAATTGATGGTAATGAGAAAGTAACTTTTCAACCCAATTTAGGAGTAGGTTTTAGATATAAAGGAATTCAGGTTGATTATGCACTAACCAATATTGGTGAACAAAGTGCAGCTCTTTATTCAAATATTTTTTCTTTAAAATTGGATTTAAGTATATTTAGTAAATAATGAATTCTAAAATTTTTAAATACATAAAACAGCAAATCTTACTTTTGATTTGTTGTTTTTCTTTTGTTAGTTATGCCCAAAGCTTAAAACTTTCAGACAATGCTCAAATAAGTGTTTTAACTTGTGGATCAGGAGATGAAATGTATTCTATTTTCGGTCATACTGCCATTCGAGTTACTGATGATTTAAACGGACTAGATGTGGTTTATAACTACGGAATGTTCGATTTTTCTACACCAAATTTTTACTCAAAATTTATAAAAGGTGATTTGTTATATTCAATCGGTCAAGAAAATTATAACGATTTTATCGCAGCTTATAAATATTATAATCGATCGATAAATGAACAATACTTAAATCTTACTTTAAATCAGAAACAAGCAATTTTTGATAAAATTCAACATCAATTAAATTCAGAAGAACGTGATTATCAATATAAATTTATAGAAAATAATTGTACTACTAAAGTTGTTAATTTATTAGATAATGTATTAGAAAAGCCTTTAGAACATGACTTTGAAGGCAATGCTGATTCACAAAGAATTATCTTAAATTCTTTTTTAAAGAATCATTATTTTGAAAAATTAGGGATAAATCTACTTTTTGGTATAAATGTTGATAAAGATAATCAGAAAGTTTTTTTGCCTGAGAAATTAATGCATTCCATTTCTAAAACAACAAATGGAAATCAAAAATTAGAGCAAAATAATCTTTTACACTATGAAAAAATAGAAGATTCATCAAAAACAAATTGGAATACAATTTACTTTTTTTCGATTATTTGCTTAATTCTAGCTTTTTTATCGAGATTAAAGTTTATGCAATATTTTATCTTTTTTTTAATAGGAATTCTTGGTACTGTAATCTTAGTTGTTAGTTTGTTTACAAATCATTCAGAATTGGTATGGAATGAAAGTTTATTATTATTTAATCCATTGTATTTCTTTTTAGCTTTAAAGAAGTTTAGAAGCATTATTGTAAAAATATTATGGGCATCGATTGTTTTATTTTTAATAATTGCATCTTTTGAAAAAGTGCTCATTGTATTGCCGTTACTTTTGTTGGAAATTTGCTATTTGTTTCAATTATTTAGAAAAAAAAATTAGAAAAAGAAAAAAAAGTAAATGTTTTCAATATTTAAATCAAAACCCATTCTGAAGGATCTGATTCCTGAAGGATTTATTGATATACATTCTCATGTTCTACACGGATTAGATGATGGTGCTAAAACATTGAGAGATACAGTATATTTAATCGAATCTATGAAAGATTTTGGATTCGCAAAAATTATGACAACACCGCATACTACGCCGTTAGTTTGGGAAAATACAAAAGAAGGAATAACATCAAAATTACAAGAGGTTAAATCTGAAATTCCGGAACTTGCAAAATCAGTTTCTTTGGATGTAGCATCAGAATATTTGATGGATGAAAGTTTTTTGAGACGTTTAGAAAACGAAAAATTATTGACATTAAAAGACAATGTAGTTTTAGTAGAAATGTCTTACATCAATTCACCAATTCATTTGTATGATATTCTTTTTAAATTGGTAAGTTTAGGATATCAACCTGTGTTAGCGCATCCTGAACGATATAATTTCTATGCAAATGATTTTAATTCGTTTAAAAAATTAAAAAAAGCTGGATGTTTATTTCAGTTAAATTTATTATCTGTAACGGGTTATTATGGTAGCGGAATAG comes from Flavobacterium sp. I3-2 and encodes:
- a CDS encoding DUF3861 domain-containing protein, with the protein product MEKKAYSYKLTLEGITNPKGEEIENEPLDLEFTNHDDLFKIFEVIKNKGLFENPNDNTEFFLGLKLFSEVLLRNRKSPNPMTKGLSDAVGEFMKELKGRK
- a CDS encoding AAA family ATPase gives rise to the protein MSNRLIKSVKLNGYKSIKDIDIKLEGGLNLIIGKNSVGKSNFLDFFHKILTINLDDIANFDSEILFSDDSRFEIEKSFTLEKNESKSFTTSSKIEINFNDKFFDRSITFKEFITDSDNLPFQVIKVCHGLPSNKLFISDDVYFKHSKSDFDEDFFKIMRDPSVTSFTKNLLLFVYREMTYITNLEDKNFKSYLANKIEDVLYDLNLNIKNLTSIEEIRVNKGFDIYTDANSISIKNLKLEYKVDGVWLDFDHLSDGTKRVFYIVSEVLSSLDTTTIIFTPYGFQEALSVFNRTIVLIEEPEIGLHPKQFNSLLQFLKDESETKQILFTTHSPLSLNIVGYKDLDKIIIFRKDNNKTIAANLSDQEKMKINQFKQDSGLYLSDYWLFTNTDF
- a CDS encoding GNAT family N-acetyltransferase, whose protein sequence is MEEITILKISIVDIHQLQKIGKETFFETFSESNSEENMHVYLEMNFSIEKLTSEILNPSTTFYFAKLHHDVIGYLKLNSGNSQTELKDNRALEIERIYVLKEYHGKKVGQMLYDKAIEQAKLMNLDFVWLGVWEENLRAIAFYKKNGFVEFDKHIFNLGDDEQIDIMMKLKL
- a CDS encoding DUF4105 domain-containing protein; this translates as MNSKIFKYIKQQILLLICCFSFVSYAQSLKLSDNAQISVLTCGSGDEMYSIFGHTAIRVTDDLNGLDVVYNYGMFDFSTPNFYSKFIKGDLLYSIGQENYNDFIAAYKYYNRSINEQYLNLTLNQKQAIFDKIQHQLNSEERDYQYKFIENNCTTKVVNLLDNVLEKPLEHDFEGNADSQRIILNSFLKNHYFEKLGINLLFGINVDKDNQKVFLPEKLMHSISKTTNGNQKLEQNNLLHYEKIEDSSKTNWNTIYFFSIICLILAFLSRLKFMQYFIFFLIGILGTVILVVSLFTNHSELVWNESLLLFNPLYFFLALKKFRSIIVKILWASIVLFLIIASFEKVLIVLPLLLLEICYLFQLFRKKN
- a CDS encoding DUF4276 family protein, giving the protein MRIGLVGEAPHDTESIKFLLLKKYTSFEFVPLLSDVTGDMLEDPKTKHILAKQFLSEKLDFTIFVRDLDSHEKDRAQILLRKNYFNEFKGSVKHRGILFLNIYMIEALILADIKTFNSIYKCTFKLDKPVMEYINPKQALKEFTKFRYKEGHNRDIIKALDFETVVRNCPYFEKFIFRLDKYISDV
- a CDS encoding CDP-alcohol phosphatidyltransferase family protein; translated protein: MKKQIPNLITLLNLLSGLIALVYAFDDNLQMAFFWVSMGIFFDFWDGFAARTLKVSSPLGVQLDSLADMVTSGVVPGVAMYQMLAHIQENHEQYNVTDETFYMKLVPFIGFIITLGSCMRLAKFNIDTRQTDSFIGLPTPANALFILSIPVIMSTTQFEFLIDLFSNPYVLVFISLFSAFIMNAELPLFSLKIKGKKFSDNKLSIIFLSICLISIILFKYTAVPFIIGFYILLSLIINKTTNKTI
- a CDS encoding type II toxin-antitoxin system HicA family toxin; translation: MGNNRPLKTSDWVAYLKHLGCNYIRTSASHDHYRCPKCLRTITHREKDKEIPAIHLRTNLRTLGLDLNDLYNWIKENR
- a CDS encoding PorV/PorQ family protein, with protein sequence MTKKILYILLSVGCVSYGQTARKYSNEFLNIGVDAAALGMANSVIAQTGDVNSAYWNPSGLVNLESKEVALMHASYFANIAQYDYAAFAMPIDEKSAVALSMIRFGVDDILNTTELIDQNGNIDYNRISLFSTADYAFTASYARKLNIEGLSVGANAKVVRRIIGKFANSWGFGFDVGMQYKTASNWQFGAMVRDITTTYNTWSINKKEFDKIKDAVPGQNQDLPETNEITLPKLQLGAAKNFGLTEDLNLMAALVLHSEFAQTNAVISTKGFSLQPSAGVEFGYANMVFVRGGVGNFQNELQIDGNEKVTFQPNLGVGFRYKGIQVDYALTNIGEQSAALYSNIFSLKLDLSIFSK
- a CDS encoding tyrosine-protein phosphatase, whose product is MFSIFKSKPILKDLIPEGFIDIHSHVLHGLDDGAKTLRDTVYLIESMKDFGFAKIMTTPHTTPLVWENTKEGITSKLQEVKSEIPELAKSVSLDVASEYLMDESFLRRLENEKLLTLKDNVVLVEMSYINSPIHLYDILFKLVSLGYQPVLAHPERYNFYANDFNSFKKLKKAGCLFQLNLLSVTGYYGSGIARVADEILKNDMYDFVGSDIHHDNHIRGFSNKLKIKNVKTFEKVIENNIKFFG